The Helicobacter pylori genome includes a window with the following:
- a CDS encoding Na+/H+ antiporter NhaC family protein, whose amino-acid sequence MGLSASSLIVPLSVILMVVFTKRVALSLFVGILVSAVLMHSLHLSQLVEYIYHKITSVFYTYEPEKGLHFNLSNLYVFGFLIFLGILSQVILKSGSVQNFVKKAKKYSKNAKTPEFIAFFSGIIIFVDDYFNALTVGQISKSLNDAHNSTRERLAYIIDSTSAPVCLLVPISSWGAYIMGIMNNDSSPLLKDSFSVLVQSLSSNYYAIFALIAVFLTILWQINLPSMRKYQNIGVKDFYSEQEESSSKLAPLSLLPLSILLLIVSISSLIFYTGVVLKNTDASFSLFYGGLFSLIITYLLVYRFLEKGSFFKLIVEGFKSVGPAILVLTLAWAIGPVIRDDAQTGLYLAHISKGFLNSGGDAYMPLIFFLISGFIAFSTGTSWGAFAIMLPIGAGMANESDIILIVSAILSGAVYGDHTSPISDTTILSATGAGCSVQSHFITQLPYATIAMLCSAVSLGVASFMHSRSLALLIGVALLVGVFYLLKRFYGENLKT is encoded by the coding sequence GTGGGATTGTCAGCATCAAGCCTCATTGTTCCTCTTAGCGTTATTTTAATGGTGGTTTTTACTAAAAGAGTCGCACTCTCGTTATTTGTGGGCATTTTAGTGAGCGCTGTTTTAATGCATTCGTTACACCTTTCCCAACTCGTAGAATATATTTATCATAAAATCACTTCCGTTTTTTACACTTACGAGCCAGAAAAAGGGCTTCATTTCAATCTTTCCAACCTTTATGTTTTTGGGTTTTTAATCTTTTTAGGCATCTTAAGCCAAGTGATTTTAAAATCCGGTAGCGTGCAAAACTTTGTTAAAAAAGCCAAAAAATACTCTAAAAACGCTAAAACCCCCGAATTTATCGCTTTTTTTTCAGGCATTATTATTTTTGTAGATGATTATTTTAACGCTCTAACCGTGGGGCAAATCTCAAAGTCTTTAAACGACGCCCATAACTCCACACGAGAGCGCTTGGCTTATATTATAGACTCCACTTCAGCGCCGGTGTGCTTATTAGTCCCCATTTCTAGCTGGGGGGCGTATATTATGGGGATCATGAATAACGACAGCTCGCCCTTATTAAAAGATAGTTTTTCGGTGCTTGTGCAAAGCTTAAGCAGTAATTATTATGCGATTTTTGCGCTCATTGCGGTCTTTCTCACCATTTTATGGCAAATCAACCTCCCTAGCATGAGGAAGTATCAAAACATAGGCGTGAAGGATTTTTATAGCGAACAAGAAGAAAGCTCTTCAAAACTAGCCCCCTTAAGCCTGTTACCCCTTTCTATTTTATTATTGATCGTGTCCATTTCATCATTGATTTTTTATACTGGAGTGGTCTTAAAAAACACTGATGCGAGTTTTTCGCTCTTTTATGGAGGGCTGTTTTCACTCATTATCACCTATCTTTTAGTTTATAGGTTTTTAGAAAAAGGGAGTTTTTTTAAACTTATTGTTGAAGGCTTTAAGAGTGTGGGACCAGCGATACTAGTCTTAACGCTCGCTTGGGCTATTGGGCCTGTGATCAGAGATGACGCTCAAACGGGGCTTTACTTGGCCCACATCAGCAAGGGATTTTTAAATAGTGGGGGAGATGCGTATATGCCTTTAATCTTTTTTTTAATTTCTGGGTTTATCGCTTTTTCTACCGGCACAAGCTGGGGAGCGTTTGCGATCATGCTGCCCATTGGAGCGGGCATGGCCAATGAAAGCGATATTATTTTGATTGTTTCAGCGATCCTCTCAGGCGCGGTTTATGGCGATCACACAAGCCCCATTTCTGACACGACTATACTATCGGCTACGGGGGCAGGGTGTTCGGTGCAAAGCCATTTCATCACACAACTTCCTTATGCGACCATTGCGATGCTTTGCAGTGCGGTGAGTTTGGGGGTGGCAAGTTTTATGCATTCGCGCTCGCTCGCTCTTTTAATCGGTGTGGCTTTGCTTGTGGGGGTGTTTTATCTTTTAAAAAGGTTTTATGGTGAAAATCTAAAAACTTAA
- a CDS encoding RidA family protein, with the protein MKEVIHSTLAPKAIGPYSQAIATNDLVFVSGQLGIDATTGEFKGADIHSQTTQSMENIKAILKEAGLGMDSVVKTTILLKSLDDFAVVNGIYGSYFTEPYPARATFQVVKLPKDALVEIEAIAIK; encoded by the coding sequence ATGAAAGAAGTTATCCATTCAACGCTAGCCCCAAAAGCGATAGGCCCTTATTCTCAAGCTATCGCTACTAACGATCTTGTTTTTGTCTCTGGGCAATTAGGCATTGATGCAACTACCGGCGAATTTAAAGGTGCGGACATTCATTCTCAAACCACGCAATCCATGGAAAATATCAAAGCGATTTTAAAAGAAGCAGGGTTAGGGATGGATAGCGTGGTTAAAACGACTATTTTATTGAAAAGTTTAGACGATTTTGCGGTGGTGAATGGAATCTATGGGAGTTATTTTACAGAGCCTTATCCGGCTAGAGCGACCTTTCAAGTGGTCAAACTGCCTAAAGACGCTTTAGTAGAAATTGAAGCGATAGCCATTAAGTAA
- a CDS encoding NAD(P)/FAD-dependent oxidoreductase has product MKKEVVVIGGGIVGLSCAYSMHKFGHKVCVIEKSDGANGTSFGNAGLISAFKKAPLSCPGVVLDTLKLMLKNQAPLKFHFGLNLKLYQWILKFMKSANAKSTHRTMALFERYGWLSIDIYHQMLKDGMDFWYKEDGLLMIYTLEENFEKKIRTCDNSGAYKILNVKETKEYMPIVNDNICGSVLLTENAHVDPGEVMCSLQEYLQNAGVEFLYNEEVIDFEFKNNLINGVITHKEKIQAEKIILATGANPALIKKTKNDFLMMGAKGYSITFKMPEELKPKTSSLFADIFMAMTPRRDTVRITSKLELNTNNALIDKEQIANMKKNLAAFTQPFEMKDAIEWCGFRPLTPNDIPYLGFDKRYKNLIHATGLGWLGITFGPAIGKIIADLSQDGANEKNADIMLFSAFFRD; this is encoded by the coding sequence ATGAAAAAAGAAGTCGTGGTAATAGGTGGTGGGATTGTAGGGCTTTCTTGTGCGTATTCTATGCATAAATTCGGGCATAAGGTTTGCGTGATTGAAAAAAGCGATGGCGCAAACGGCACTTCTTTTGGGAATGCTGGGCTTATTTCTGCGTTTAAAAAAGCCCCACTCTCATGCCCTGGTGTGGTGTTAGACACCCTAAAACTCATGCTCAAAAACCAAGCCCCTTTAAAATTCCATTTTGGGCTTAATTTAAAGCTCTATCAATGGATTTTAAAATTCATGAAAAGCGCGAACGCCAAATCCACGCACCGCACCATGGCGTTGTTTGAACGCTACGGGTGGCTGAGTATTGATATATACCATCAAATGCTAAAAGACGGCATGGATTTTTGGTATAAGGAAGACGGGCTTTTAATGATCTACACTTTAGAAGAAAATTTTGAAAAAAAGATTAGAACTTGCGATAACAGTGGCGCTTATAAGATTTTGAATGTGAAAGAAACCAAAGAATACATGCCTATTGTTAATGACAATATCTGCGGGAGCGTGCTTTTAACCGAAAACGCACATGTGGATCCGGGCGAAGTGATGTGCTCTTTGCAAGAATATTTACAAAATGCGGGCGTGGAATTTCTTTATAATGAAGAAGTGATCGATTTTGAGTTTAAAAATAACCTCATTAATGGCGTTATCACGCATAAGGAAAAAATCCAAGCAGAAAAAATCATTCTAGCCACCGGGGCTAACCCCGCTCTCATTAAAAAAACCAAGAACGATTTTTTAATGATGGGGGCTAAAGGTTATAGCATCACCTTTAAAATGCCTGAAGAATTAAAGCCCAAAACCTCTTCTTTATTTGCGGATATTTTCATGGCAATGACCCCACGAAGAGACACCGTTAGGATCACTTCTAAATTAGAATTAAACACCAATAACGCCCTCATTGATAAAGAGCAAATCGCTAACATGAAAAAGAATTTAGCCGCTTTCACGCAGCCTTTTGAAATGAAAGACGCCATAGAGTGGTGCGGTTTTAGACCCTTAACCCCTAATGATATTCCTTATTTAGGGTTTGACAAACGCTATAAAAACTTAATCCATGCGACAGGATTGGGGTGGCTTGGTATCACTTTTGGCCCAGCCATTGGTAAAATCATCGCCGATTTAAGCCAAGACGGAGCGAATGAAAAAAATGCCGATATTATGCTTTTTTCTGCATTTTTTAGGGATTAA
- a CDS encoding alanine/glycine:cation symporter family protein, producing the protein METIDSVVRLLSNFVWGIPMQILLVGTGLFLTFYLRGLQFSKIFYAIKILFDKESQSKGDISQFSALMLSLGATVGIGSIVGVATAISIAGPGAVFWMWVTGLVGMATKYSEGILAVKYREKGAFGYNGGPMYYIKNGLNMPKLAMAFAIFTIIASIGTGNMTQSNAVSSILSEQANLPSWVSGLLLTILTAFIVIGGIKSIGKFTSYLAPVMVLLYLIAIIYIIVSHFDLAIQAIKLIFEEAFNPKPVVGGASGTLVATMIKTGVARGLYSNEAGLGSSAIIAASAQTRHPVRQALVSMLQTFIVTLIVCSATASVILMAPEYNTLLPNGEKLSANLLTLKSTEYFLGSLGAVVIFLTMIFFAYSTIIGWAYYGEKCTEYAFGEKKVKYYRLIFLASVMVGAMAKIDFVWNLADLSNGLMAIPNLIALILLHKVVYSETRWYFSKHSNK; encoded by the coding sequence ATGGAAACGATTGATTCGGTGGTGCGTTTGTTATCTAATTTTGTGTGGGGGATTCCCATGCAAATTTTATTAGTAGGCACCGGCTTGTTTTTAACCTTCTATCTTAGGGGTTTGCAATTCAGTAAGATTTTTTATGCGATCAAAATCCTTTTTGACAAAGAGTCCCAATCCAAGGGCGACATTTCGCAATTTTCCGCCCTCATGCTCTCTTTAGGAGCGACTGTAGGCATTGGGAGTATCGTAGGCGTAGCGACCGCTATCAGCATTGCAGGGCCAGGGGCGGTGTTTTGGATGTGGGTTACCGGGCTTGTTGGCATGGCGACTAAATATTCTGAGGGGATTTTAGCGGTGAAATACAGGGAAAAAGGGGCGTTTGGATACAATGGAGGGCCCATGTATTACATCAAAAACGGCCTTAACATGCCCAAACTCGCCATGGCGTTTGCGATTTTTACGATTATTGCAAGCATTGGCACCGGTAACATGACGCAATCTAATGCGGTTTCTTCCATTTTAAGCGAACAAGCGAACTTGCCCAGTTGGGTTTCAGGCTTATTGCTCACGATTTTAACCGCTTTCATTGTCATAGGGGGGATTAAATCCATTGGTAAATTCACTTCTTACTTAGCTCCTGTGATGGTGCTTTTGTATTTGATCGCTATTATTTATATTATTGTTAGCCATTTTGATTTAGCTATTCAAGCGATCAAACTCATTTTTGAAGAAGCCTTTAACCCTAAACCTGTTGTGGGCGGAGCGAGCGGCACGTTGGTAGCGACGATGATAAAAACGGGCGTGGCTAGGGGGTTGTATTCTAATGAAGCGGGGTTGGGGAGCTCAGCCATTATTGCCGCAAGCGCTCAAACGCGCCACCCGGTGCGTCAAGCCTTAGTGTCCATGCTCCAAACTTTTATTGTAACCTTAATAGTGTGTTCGGCAACAGCGAGCGTGATTTTAATGGCGCCAGAATACAACACCTTGCTCCCTAATGGGGAAAAATTAAGCGCTAATTTGCTCACTTTAAAAAGCACGGAGTATTTTCTAGGCTCATTAGGGGCAGTGGTGATTTTTTTGACCATGATCTTTTTTGCCTACTCTACGATTATTGGTTGGGCTTATTATGGGGAAAAATGCACTGAATACGCCTTTGGTGAAAAAAAAGTGAAATATTACCGCTTGATCTTTTTAGCGAGCGTGATGGTGGGGGCTATGGCTAAAATTGATTTTGTGTGGAATTTAGCGGATCTTTCTAACGGGCTTATGGCTATCCCTAATTTAATCGCTTTGATTTTATTGCATAAAGTGGTTTATTCTGAAACTCGTTGGTATTTTAGCAAGCATTCTAACAAGTAA
- the alr gene encoding alanine racemase — MLKRASFVEVNTASLRHNFSAVKSIVPKDACVMAVVKANAYGVGAIKASEIFLQEGANYLGVAALDEALELRSHFSKTPILILGYSPNSNASMLIDNDLSAMVFSLEQAEVFSQMALKSQKRLKVHLKIDTGMHRLGLEPNFKSIEIIKKIRALKGLEVEGIFTHLSNADAKIKTHAKNQMKAFNAFLEQLLEQKIEFQYRHAYNSAGILSLCNGNENRLLNLYRPGIMLYGFYPSNEVKQSCPTILKNVVSLKAQIVQIRSVKKGEFIGYGEHFYTNEETLVGVLALGYADGLARALGNRIQVAINNQLAPLIGKVCMDQCFVKLNDIQAKEGDEVILFGDKSAKANDASEIAVLLNTIPYETISTLSKRLERVYI; from the coding sequence ATGTTAAAAAGGGCGAGTTTTGTAGAAGTGAATACCGCTTCTTTAAGGCATAATTTTAGTGCAGTCAAAAGCATTGTCCCTAAAGACGCTTGTGTCATGGCGGTTGTTAAGGCGAACGCTTATGGGGTGGGTGCGATTAAAGCGAGCGAAATTTTCTTACAAGAAGGGGCTAATTATTTAGGGGTAGCGGCCTTAGATGAAGCTTTAGAGTTGCGCTCTCATTTTTCTAAAACCCCCATTTTGATTTTAGGCTATAGCCCTAATTCTAACGCTTCCATGTTGATTGATAACGATTTGAGCGCTATGGTTTTTAGCCTTGAACAAGCGGAAGTTTTTTCTCAAATGGCTTTAAAATCTCAAAAACGCTTAAAAGTGCATCTCAAAATTGATACCGGCATGCACCGCTTGGGTTTAGAGCCTAATTTTAAAAGCATAGAAATCATTAAAAAAATCCGCGCTTTAAAAGGCTTGGAAGTGGAAGGGATATTCACGCATTTAAGCAACGCTGACGCTAAGATTAAAACCCATGCTAAAAACCAAATGAAAGCCTTTAACGCTTTTTTAGAGCAGCTTTTAGAACAAAAAATAGAGTTTCAATACCGCCATGCCTACAATTCCGCCGGCATCCTTTCTTTGTGTAACGGGAATGAAAATCGTTTGTTAAATCTCTATCGCCCAGGCATCATGCTCTATGGTTTTTACCCCTCTAATGAAGTTAAGCAATCATGTCCAACCATCTTGAAAAATGTTGTCAGTTTAAAAGCGCAAATCGTTCAAATCAGAAGCGTTAAAAAAGGCGAATTTATTGGCTATGGCGAGCATTTTTATACCAATGAAGAGACTTTAGTGGGTGTTTTAGCTCTAGGGTATGCGGACGGGTTAGCGCGCGCTTTAGGTAATCGCATTCAAGTAGCGATCAACAACCAATTAGCCCCTCTTATTGGCAAGGTGTGCATGGATCAGTGCTTCGTCAAACTCAATGATATTCAAGCCAAAGAGGGCGATGAGGTCATCTTGTTTGGGGATAAAAGCGCTAAAGCTAATGACGCAAGCGAGATTGCTGTGCTTTTAAACACCATTCCTTATGAAACCATCAGCACTTTATCCAAACGCTTGGAGCGTGTCTATATTTAA
- a CDS encoding amino acid ABC transporter substrate-binding protein has translation MKKVLFLLVISFLGGFLNASGLYEKLVNKETISVGTEGIYPPFTYHNKEGKLTGYDVEVARELAKELGVKIKFHETSWDIMLTGLKSGRFDMVANQVSLTTKKRQAAFDKSLPYSYSGTIMLVRKDENRIKDIKDIKGLKAANTLSSTYGEIAFKYDAQIVSVDSMVQALLLVAQKRADLTLNSSLAILNYLNTHKDNPFKIAWESKEKDGGASFVINKHQEKALELINQAMQRLIDKGVLKRLGEQFFGKDVSKP, from the coding sequence ATGAAAAAAGTTTTATTTTTATTAGTAATAAGCTTTTTGGGGGGTTTTTTGAACGCTTCTGGCTTGTATGAAAAGCTGGTTAATAAAGAAACGATCAGCGTTGGCACAGAAGGCATTTACCCCCCTTTCACTTACCACAATAAAGAAGGCAAGCTCACCGGCTATGATGTGGAAGTGGCTAGGGAGTTGGCTAAAGAGCTTGGCGTGAAAATCAAATTCCACGAAACTTCATGGGATATTATGCTTACAGGCTTGAAATCGGGGCGTTTTGATATGGTCGCTAACCAGGTGAGTTTGACGACTAAAAAACGCCAAGCGGCTTTTGATAAAAGCTTGCCTTATAGCTATTCAGGCACAATCATGCTGGTTAGAAAAGATGAAAACCGCATTAAAGACATTAAAGATATTAAGGGCTTAAAGGCGGCTAACACTTTAAGCTCCACTTATGGGGAAATCGCTTTCAAATACGACGCTCAAATCGTTTCGGTGGATTCTATGGTGCAAGCTTTGTTGCTGGTGGCGCAAAAACGAGCCGATTTGACCTTAAATAGTTCTTTAGCGATCTTAAACTACCTTAACACCCACAAAGATAACCCCTTTAAAATCGCATGGGAGTCCAAAGAAAAAGATGGGGGCGCTTCCTTTGTCATTAACAAGCACCAAGAAAAAGCCTTAGAGCTTATCAACCAGGCGATGCAAAGATTGATAGATAAAGGGGTTTTAAAACGCTTAGGCGAACAATTTTTTGGAAAAGATGTCAGCAAGCCCTAA
- a CDS encoding amino acid ABC transporter permease — MSASPNLSLFFESLDLSKERLELLLEAFYPMLKAAFCISLPLAIISFILGLFIAVFVALIKIAPPKHFIHKALLAGVNFYVSLIRGTPLLVQIVVVFYGLPALGVYMDPIPAGIIAFSFNVGAYASETLRASFLSVPKDQWDSSLSLGLNYLQTFWHIIFFQALKVATPSLSNTFISLFKETSLASVVTIAEVFRIAQQKANASYDFLPIYLEAALIYWLFCLVLEVIQKRVEKILN; from the coding sequence ATGTCAGCAAGCCCTAATCTGTCTTTGTTTTTTGAATCTTTAGATTTGAGCAAGGAGCGTTTGGAATTATTATTAGAGGCTTTCTACCCCATGCTAAAAGCCGCTTTTTGCATTTCTTTGCCTTTAGCGATCATTTCTTTTATTTTGGGCTTATTCATTGCGGTTTTTGTGGCACTCATTAAAATCGCGCCCCCTAAACATTTCATTCATAAGGCTTTATTAGCGGGCGTGAATTTCTATGTCTCGCTCATTAGAGGCACGCCTTTATTGGTCCAAATTGTGGTGGTGTTTTATGGTTTGCCCGCCCTTGGGGTTTATATGGATCCAATCCCAGCAGGCATTATTGCGTTTTCTTTTAATGTGGGGGCATACGCTTCAGAGACTTTGAGGGCGAGCTTTCTTTCTGTCCCTAAAGATCAATGGGATTCAAGCTTGAGTTTGGGTTTGAATTACTTGCAAACCTTTTGGCACATCATTTTTTTTCAAGCGCTCAAAGTCGCCACGCCAAGCCTGAGTAACACTTTCATCAGCCTTTTTAAAGAAACTTCTTTAGCTTCTGTGGTAACTATCGCAGAGGTTTTTAGAATCGCGCAGCAAAAAGCGAACGCCAGCTATGACTTTCTGCCTATTTATTTGGAAGCCGCTTTGATTTACTGGCTTTTTTGCTTGGTTTTAGAAGTGATCCAAAAGCGCGTGGAAAAAATCTTAAATTAA